The Lactobacillus sp. ESL0680 genome has a segment encoding these proteins:
- the mraZ gene encoding division/cell wall cluster transcriptional repressor MraZ, protein MFMGEYHHNLDSKGRLIIPARLREQIGEKMVFTRGMEGCIFGYTTEAWQKMEAKLAQLPLTKRNARSFTRLFYSGAMECEFDKQGRVNLTTTLKKHANLTKECVIVGVSDRIEIWSQERWENFSDEANENYDDIAEDLDDIEL, encoded by the coding sequence ATGTTCATGGGTGAATATCATCACAATCTTGACAGCAAAGGGCGGCTAATTATACCGGCTCGCTTGCGGGAACAGATTGGTGAGAAAATGGTATTCACTCGCGGAATGGAAGGCTGTATTTTCGGCTATACCACCGAGGCATGGCAGAAAATGGAAGCCAAGTTAGCGCAACTTCCGTTGACTAAGAGAAATGCGCGTAGTTTTACGCGTTTGTTTTACTCTGGTGCGATGGAATGCGAATTCGATAAGCAGGGGCGTGTCAATCTGACCACAACATTGAAGAAGCACGCAAACCTGACTAAAGAATGTGTCATCGTTGGCGTTTCTGACCGAATTGAAATTTGGTCTCAGGAGCGCTGGGAAAACTTCAGTGATGAAGCGAACGAAAATTATGATGATATTGCAGAAGATTTGGACGATATTGAACTATAA
- the rsmH gene encoding 16S rRNA (cytosine(1402)-N(4))-methyltransferase RsmH, whose product MEFKHTSVLLHETIDNLKPKNDGLYVDATFGGGGHASYLLSKLERGTLIGFDQDEYAIKSAKLNFTDLLQANSNPRLELVHDNFSHLQKNLVELGYTDGIDGIYYDLGVSSPQFDQAGRGFSYRFDARLDMRMDQSQTLDAYQLVNNSSQKDLAAILYKYGDEKFSRQIARKIVERRQIKPVETTFELVDLIKEAIPAYARRTGGHPAKKTFQALRVAVNHELDVLRESLEEAIKLLKPNGRISVITFQSDEDKIVKNIFKKYSEVEVPRGMPMIPDSMKPTLRLVNRKPIVASDKELDDNNRSHSAKLRVAEKL is encoded by the coding sequence ATGGAATTCAAACACACCAGTGTACTCTTACACGAAACAATAGATAATTTAAAACCAAAAAACGATGGTCTTTATGTAGATGCAACTTTTGGCGGTGGCGGACACGCGAGCTACCTGTTAAGTAAGCTTGAACGTGGAACATTGATTGGTTTTGATCAAGATGAATACGCAATAAAATCGGCTAAGTTAAACTTTACTGATTTATTGCAGGCTAACAGTAATCCTAGGTTAGAGTTAGTTCACGACAATTTCAGTCATTTGCAAAAGAACCTGGTTGAGCTGGGTTATACAGATGGCATTGACGGAATTTACTATGATTTAGGTGTCTCTTCACCTCAATTTGATCAAGCAGGACGCGGCTTTTCATACCGCTTTGATGCTCGATTAGATATGCGGATGGATCAAAGCCAGACCCTTGATGCTTACCAATTAGTGAACAATTCAAGTCAAAAGGACTTGGCAGCTATCTTGTACAAATATGGCGATGAAAAATTTTCACGTCAAATTGCCCGTAAAATCGTTGAAAGAAGACAAATTAAGCCAGTTGAAACAACATTTGAATTGGTGGATTTGATTAAGGAAGCAATCCCGGCATATGCAAGACGAACGGGAGGACATCCAGCTAAAAAGACTTTTCAGGCACTACGTGTGGCTGTTAATCATGAGCTTGATGTTCTTAGAGAATCACTAGAGGAAGCCATTAAACTTTTGAAGCCTAATGGCAGAATTAGTGTAATTACCTTTCAGTCTGACGAAGACAAGATCGTTAAAAATATCTTTAAAAAATATTCTGAGGTTGAGGTACCGCGCGGAATGCCAATGATACCAGACAGTATGAAGCCAACGCTTCGTTTGGTTAATCGCAAGCCGATCGTTGCCTCAGATAAAGAGTTAGATGACAATAACCGCTCACACAGTGCAAAATTGCGAGTTGCGGAAAAATTGTAA
- the ftsL gene encoding cell division protein FtsL, with product MADNLARKIEFNPNKQTETETQQRMVLDHRRVTWSAFEKSLLVLGTLITLGLMTLLVSSSISATSAQHELTNVQQSVAKKQSQVSDLHQEIGELTSSARMNKIARSKGLTLIEKNIRTIH from the coding sequence ATGGCTGATAATTTAGCGAGAAAAATAGAGTTTAATCCTAATAAGCAAACGGAAACAGAAACTCAGCAGCGAATGGTGCTTGACCACCGCCGCGTTACTTGGTCTGCTTTTGAAAAATCTCTGCTTGTATTGGGAACCTTAATAACTTTAGGTCTGATGACCCTGTTAGTTTCTTCTAGTATTTCTGCTACTTCAGCTCAACATGAACTCACCAACGTGCAACAGTCAGTTGCTAAGAAACAAAGTCAAGTAAGTGATTTACATCAAGAAATAGGTGAGTTAACTTCAAGTGCGCGGATGAATAAGATCGCGCGCAGTAAGGGATTAACTCTGATTGAAAAGAATATTAGGACTATTCACTAA